The nucleotide window ACCCGTGCGGCCCACGGCCGCAGCCCCGGCAGATGCTGCACATCCCGCGCAGCGAAGGGCTGCACCCCGGCCGCCGATGACGCGGCAGGGGTACGCGGCAGCAGATCCGCCACCGCGTCCATGAACTCCCTCAACCGGGTGTAAGGATCGGGGAGTTGCAGTGGCGTACGCGCACTCCCATCCCCCGCGGACTCCAGCGCTACGGCATACGCGGCGGGCGGCATGACCTCGGCCAGCGCTCGCACCCAGGTCGCGTCCGCCTCCGCATAAGGGCCAAGCCGCCAGGCATCATGGTCACCGGCGCTGAGCCCCGGCAGCAGCAGCCCGCGCCCCGCCAGGTGCAGGGCGTACAGAGCAGCGTGCCGCCAGCCTGCCGCCGTCTCACCGCACGGCGCATCCGCCTCCACATCCACGGACAAGAGCCAGGGCAGCACCTCGGCCAAGGGTCGCACCACCGCCGACACCATACGCCGACGCGCCCCACGCCCATGCGCGGTAACGATCTCCACGTCCTCGGCCGGCAAACCCACGGGTAGCCGACCGCTCCCCGCGACATGAAACGCCACGCGCCCACCGCGCGGTGGATCCGCCGGCAGAAACACCGCCACACACCCGGACAACACCGACCACTGCTCCCCGGCGAACGCCCGGGACGTAACCCGTTCCCGACCCCCCGCGGACGCAACAGCCGCATGAGCTACGGCAACAGGGGGTACAGCAACACGGGATACCTCGCCACGGGCCGACCCGCGCACGACAGACAGCCGAGGGGCAGGGATCTCGCACCCCGCCTGGTCGTAGTACTGCGTCCGAACCTCATGGCCGTCCTCGTCATCCACGGTCACCACCCGAAATACGGTGGCCATGCGCCGATCCCTTCGCCTGCCGGCAGACGGGTGGCCCACCCGGATCCACCCCGCCCATCTCGGACACGCAAGCGTACCGGGCCCGGTCGCGCCCCCTTGACAATCGCCCAGAGTTGACCCTGGGACACGACGATGTCGACCTCGACATCCAGCATCGTCCCCCAGCCCGCCTCAACGAGGCATCTGATCGAACAGGGCGGCCTGATTGGGTGATCTTGGCTGGGATGAGCAGCCACCCGGCTCTCTGGTACCGAAATCCGTACTGGCAATGTACACTTTTCAGTACCATTCGAGGGCGGCCGGAGCGAAAGAGGCAACAGCAATGACGATCACCGGAACCGAGGCACGGAGGGACTTCTTCCCGTTGCTGAAGAAGGTCAACGACGATCACGCACCGGTGCGGATCGCCTCCAAACAGGGAAACGCCGTCCTCATGGCAGAGTCCGACTACGAAGCGTGGACGGAGACCATGTACCTGCTCGGCAACGCGCGCACCGCCGCTGAGCTGATGGAGTCCGTTGCCGAGCTGGACGCCGGACGCGGCACTGTGCGCGACCTGATCGACCCGGAGGCGGCGGAGTGAAGGTCATGTTCTCCACCCGCGCATGGGAGCAGTACGCGCAGTGGGCCATGACCGACCGGCGCGGCCTCAAGCGCATCAACGTCCTGATCGCGGACATCCAGCGCAACCCCGATGACGGCAACGGCACCGGAAAGCCCGAGATGCTGAAAGGCGCACTCAAGGACTGGCGCTCGCGGCGCATCACCGAGGAACACCGCCTCGTGTACCGGGCGAGTGGTGACGTACTGGAGATCGCCCGCGTCTACGGCCACCACACCGACCGCTAGCGGGTCAGCCCCTCCCCGGATCGCGCACCGTGCGGTACCGCCTTCACGATCGACAGGAATACGGCTTCTCAACACCGAGACGCTGCGCGACTGGATCTGGGCCCGTTTCACCGAAGGTTCCCGTTCCGGTCATCGAGGAGTGGCTCGCGTTCGCAACCACGCACCTCCAACGCCTCGCCGAAACCGCCTCAGCGCCAAAGCTCCCCACGCCGCCCAAACCCGGCGCCGCCGACCTTGAAACCCTTTCTCCGCGGCTGGAGTCCGTACGGGCCCCGCTCGTACTGAGCCCCGCTACGGCTCACAACCCACATATTCTCTCCGAAAACGGGCAAAGCCGGACCCATTACCCGCAACTCACCCAGCACCGGTCCGCGACCCAGCACGGGCGTCCTCGTTCCATCCCAGCACGATCCCAGCACGGGAAAAAACCACGGGCCCGACCTCGAAAGGCCGGGTCCCATCTGACCTGCATGTTTGCCAGATCAGCGACGTGGCGCCATGTCACCCACTACACATTGAAGCGGAACGTCTGCGGCCCGATCCTGACCTGCGGCGGAGCCCCGTCCAGGGCTCTGACCTGGGATTTCCCGGTTGGCATGCGTTGGCTCCCGACGGCCGTTTACGGGTGCCCTGCGGACTGGCTGCGGACTGGCCGGGCAGGAGAGCGACTCCTACCCCTGCCCGTGCTGCGGGAACCGCGTGCTGGACGCGATGCCCGGCTCGTACGAGATCTGCCCCGTCTGCTTCTGGGAGGACGACGGGGTCCAGTTCCGCTGGCCGACCATGGCAGGCGGGGCTAACAAGGTCTCCCTGCCCCCCTTCGAAGCCACCGAAGCGCCGGTCGGCGACAACATCTTCGTCACCCCCACCTGGATCGACCGCACCGGTCTACACCCGGAGAGGTGACCCATGCTGTCCCAGCACCCCGAGGAAATCGCCTACGGCTACGTGATCGAGCGCTACGTGACGAGGAAGAACTCGGACCGCCGACGCTACAGCGAACTGAGCAGCCGTCGTGTCCTGCTGCCCGGGTGGCCACGTGCCGAACGGGCGCCGAGCTGCACGGTCTGCGGGCCACGGCCATTTACACCCGAACCCTTACGACCGCCGGTAGCATCGACACCATGAGCAGTAGTAAGAAGTACTCGATCAGCCTGCCCGAGGATCTCGCCGAGGCCGTACGCACCCACGTCGGCCCCGGCGGCTTCTCCGCCTACGTCGCCGAAGCCCTCGAACAGCGGGTCGCCATGGACAAGCTCCGGGAGATCGTCGCCGACTTCGAGACCGACAATGACGAGCTCACCCGCGAGGAGGTCGAGGCCGCCCGCGCGCTGCTGCGCCATGACCACCGGCAGGTCGGCGGAGCCGCCGCCTGATGCCCGGCACCCTACTGCTCGACAGCGAAGGCCTTTCGAAGCTCTACCGCAAGGACCGCACCGTCATGGCACTGGTCCAAGCGGCATCGGAGGAGGGCGTCCGCGTGGCCACAAGCGCCATGACCACCCTGGAGGCCGACTACGAGCGCATCCATCCCGCTCGCATCAGGTGGGTCCTCTCCCGCGTCGGCGTTCACGACGTCACCAGGGAGATCACCGACCAGGCCGCGGCCCTCCTGCGCACCCACCATATCCACGGCCACAAGTACGCCATCGACGCCGCCTTCGCCGTTATCGCACGCACCTCTCCCCAGCCGGTCACCGTCCTGACCTCCGATCCCGAGGACCTGACACTCCTGTGCGGCTCCACGGTAGAGGTCATCAAAGTCTGAACGCCGATCGCAGTCGTAGCGACCAGACCCGTCACCAACACCTCAGCGCGTTGCGGGACGAGGACTCCGCACGGACAAACACCCGTGTCCGGCCCACCAACAAGCGGGCTGGACACATTCTTTGATGGGGCGTCACACGTTGAAGCGGAATGTCTGCGAGCTGAATCTGACCTGCGGCGGAGTCGTCTTCAGTGCTCTGAGCTGGGGTTTTCGCGTTGGCATGCGTTGGCTTCCGACGACCGTTTACGGGTGTCCTGCGGACTGACTGCGGACTGGCCGGGTACCCCCGAGGCAAAGATATCCATGGCACCCCAGCATCACTACGCCAGCCTGCTGATCAAGCGCGGCGAGTTCGTGAAGACGGTCTCCGAGCGTCTCGGCCACACCAACGCGGCTATGACGTTGAACATCTACACCCACCTGTGGCCCGACTCCGAGGAACGGACCCGGGCCGCCGTCGACAAGGCGTACGCGGACCAGCCCGCCGATGCCCAGCCACAGGCCGACGAGGCGGCGTAACCGCTACCCCGCGTGCCGGACCCGTCCAGCACGCTGCGGACTCCGAGCGGACCGCAAAGGCCGCCCAACCCGCTCCGCCGCAGGTCAGACGGCCTTTCGCCGAACGTATTAGACGTTGAAGCGGAACTCCACGACGTCGCCGTCCTGCATCACGTAGTCCTTGCCCTCCATGCGGGCCTTGCCCTTCGCGCGGGCCTCGGCCACCGAGCCCGTTTCGATCAGGTCCTCGTAGGAGATGATCTCCGCCTTGATGAAGCCCTTCTGGAAGTCGGTGTGGATCACACCGGCCGCCTCGGGGGCCGTCGCGCCCTTCTTGATCGTCCAGGCGCGGGTTTCCTTCGGACCTGCCGTGAGGTAGGTCTGGAGGCCCAGGATGTCGAAGCCGACACGGCCGAGCGTGGCCAGGCCGGGCTCTTCCTGGCCCATCGACTGGAGCAGCTCCAGGGCCTCGTCGTCGTCGAGCTCGATCAGCTCGGACTCGATCTTGGCGTTCAGGAAGATCGCCTCGGCCGGGGCGACCAGGGCCCGCTGCTCGTTCTTGAAGTCCTCGTCGACCAGTTCGTCCTCGTCGACGTTGAAGACGTACAGGAACGGCTTCGTCGTCAGCAGGTGGAGCTCGTGCAGGAGGCGACCCTTCTCCGTGTCCGCGGTGATGCCCGCGGCGAACAGGGTCTGGCCGGCCTCCATGATCTTCTGGGCCTCCTCGACCACGGCGAGGACCGCGACCTTCTCCTTCTGGAGGCGGGACTCCTTCTGGAGGCGCGGGATCTGCTTCTCGACGGACTGGAGGTCGGCGAGGATCAGCTCCGTGTTGATCGTCTCGATGTCGTCCTTCGGCGAGACCTTGCCGTCGACGTGGACGACGTTCTCGTCCTTGAAGGCCCGGATGACCTGGCAGATCGCGTCGGACTCGCGGATGTTCGCGAGGAACTTGTTGCCCAGGCCCTCGCCCTCGCTCGCGCCGCGCACGATGCCCGCGATGTCGACGAAGTCGACTGTGGCGGGCAGCAGCTTCTGCGAGCCGAAGATCTCGGCCAGCTTGTGCAGGCGCGGGTCCGGGACGCCCACGACGCCCACGTTCGGCTCGATCGTGGCGAACGGGTAGTTGGCCGCCAGCACGTCGTTCTTGGTCAGGGCGTTGAACAGGGTCGACTTGCCGACATTCGGCAGACCGACGATTCCGATCGTGAGCGACACTTTGGCGACTTCCTGGAGTAAGGATGAAGGAGAGAGGGTCCAGTTTACGGGCGGGGCCGGGCAGGCAGCCACGGGCCGGGCAGCGGACCGGCACAGGGCCGAACAGGGTGCGTTTCGGCCGTGTGACATCGAACTCAACGCCAAGCTCGGCCAAAGCGCGTGTCCAACGCCTGATTCCTGCCGTCGCGCGACCTACGTTGTGCTGGTGGAGCAGCCCAGGACACGTCCCCCGCAGCGCAGGCAGCCTCAGCGGCAGGCCCCGCTGACCCCGCAGGCCACGGCCGGTGAGACCGCCGCCGTCTACCAGGTGACGGGTGCGCCCGGGGCCCGGCCCCGGGCGGTGTCGCCCGTCGTGGCGGCCCTGCGGAAGTTTCCCAATCCCCGGCTGACCGGCATCGGGGCGGGGCTCTTCGCCGCCCTCACCATGTTCGTGCTGGCCTGCCTCGACCGGCTGCTGTTCGGCAGCTCCGAAACGGTGTACGGGCTGCTGTTCCTGCCGGTCAGCGCGCTGACCGCGCTCTGGGTGCGGCCCGCCGACCTGGTCACGGCGCCGATCAGCGTACCGATCGCGTTCGCCGTCGGAGTGATCCCGATCTCCGGCGGCTCCGGTGGCTTCGGCGGGCAGACGATGGCGCTCGTCACAGCCCTCGCCGTCCATGCCGGCTGGCTGTACGGGGGCACGCTCGTCGCCGGTCTCATCGCGAGCGTCCGCAAGGTCCGGCACATGCGTCAGCGGCACCTGCTGCGCGCCGCGCAGGCCGCACGCGCGGTACAGGGCGTGCGGCGGCCTCAGCAGCCGCAGGCGTAAGCCGGCCGGGTCAGGAACCGGCGCTCTTCGAGGCGGCCATCGCGGCGCCCACGATGCCCGCGTTGTTCTGGAGCTCGGCCGGGACCATCTCCGCCCGCACGTGCTCGATCAGGGGGAGGAACTTCTCCGCCTTGCGGCTCACCCCACCGCCGATGATGAACAGCTCGGGCGAGAACAGCATCTCCACGTGGACCAGGTACTTCTGCACCCGGTGCGCCCAGTGCTGCCAGCTCAGGTCCTCGTCCTCCTTGGCCTTCGTGGAGGCGCGCTTCTCGGCGTCGTAACCGTGCAGCTCCAGATGGCCCAGCTCGGTGTTGGGGACGAGCAGGCCGTCCGTGAAGACCGCGCTGCCGATGCCCGTACCGAAGGTCAGCACGATGACCGTGCCCTTGCGCCCGCGGCCCGCTCCGAACGCCATCTCGGCCATACCGGCCGCGTCGGCGTCGTTGAGGACCGTGACCGGCCGGCCGATCCGTTCGCCGAGGAGGGTGCGGGCGTCCGTGTCGATCCAGCCCTTGTCGACGTTGGCCGCGGTCCGGGTGATGCCGTCCGTGACGACCCCCGGGAAGGTGATCCCGATCGGCCCCTGCCAGTCGAAATGGCCGACCACCTCGGCCACGCGGTCGGCCACGCCGTCGGGCGTGGCCGGTTGCGGTGTCAGCACCTTGTGGCGCTCCTGCGCCAGGTCTCCGCGGTCCAGGTCCACGGGAGCACCCTTGATCCCAGAGCCGCCGATGTCCACGCCGAAGATCTGCATGCGCTCCACCGTACGGGCAGGCGGGGCCTCGCGCCCGGCTACTGGCCGGAGAGTTCCGCGGCCTCGGCCCTGAGGTCGCGGCGGAGCTCCTTGGGAAGGGAGAAGGTGATCGACTCATCGGCCGTCTTCACCGTCTCGACGTCGGCGTAACCCCGCTCGGTCAGCCACTCCAGTACGCCGTCCACGAGCACGTCGGGGACGGAGGCGCCGGAGGTGAGGCCCACCGTCGTGACGCCCTCCAGCCACGCCTCGTCGATCTCGTGTGCGAAGTCGACCAGATGGGCGGCGGGGGCGCCCGCGTCGAGGGCGACCTCGACCATGCGGATCGAGTTCGAGGAGTTCTTGGAGCCGACGACGATGACCAGTTCGGCCTCCTCGGCCAGCTTCTTCACCGCGATCTGACGGTTCTGCGTGGCATAGCAGATGTCGTCGCTGGGCGGCGAGAGGAGGTTCGGGAACTTCTCCTTGAGGGCGTCGACCGTCTCCATCGTCTCGTCGACGGAAAGCGTCGTCTGGGACAGCCAGACGACCTTCGACTCATCGCGGACGGAGACGTTGGCGACGTCCTCGGGGCCGTCGACCAGCGTGATGTGGTCGGGCGCCTCGCCACTGGTGCCGATGACTTCCTCGTGGCCCTCGTGGCCGATCAGGAGGATGTCGTAGTCCTCCTTGGCGAAGCGGACGGCTTCCTTGTGGACCTTGGTCACCAGGGGGCACGTGGCGTCGATCGTGGCGAGCTTGCGCTCGGCGGCCTCGGCATGGACGGTCGGCGCGACCCCGTGCGCGGAGAACATCACGATGGATCCCTCGGGGACCTCCGCGGTGACGTCGACGAAGATCGCGCCCTTCTTCTCCAGCGTCTGGACGACGTACTTGTTGTGCACGATCTCGTGGCGCACGTAGATCGGGGCCCCGTACTGCTCCAGGGCCTTCTCGACGGCGATCACGGCACGGTCCACGCCCGCGCAGTAGCCACGAGGAGCGGCGAGCAGGACACGGCGTGCAGGCGTTGCAGTCATGCGTCCCATCGTAAGGCCGTACCGAACAGGCGCGGGTCCGGCCGGGTCGCAAGACTGGGGCATCACGCGCATACCCGGACGGGACGACGGAGGGTTCATGGCCGGCAGTACCAAGGACCGCGAAGGGGACCAGGGAACCTTGCGACGGACGCTCGGCTTCCGGGATCTGGTCGTCTACGGGCTCCTGTTCATCGCCCCCATGGCTCCGGTCGGGGTGTTCGGCACGCTCGACGCGAAGTCCGGGGGTGCGGTCGCGCTGGTCTATGTCGTGGCCACGGTCGTCATGGCGTTCACCGCTTTCAGTTACGCCCAGATGGTGCGGGTCGCCCCTCTGGCCGGTTCGGTCTTCACATATGCGCGCAAGGGTCTCGGGGAAGGGCCGGGGTTCATCGCCGGGTGGATGGCGATGCTCGACTACCTGCTCATCCCCGCGGTCGCCTACCTCTTCTCCGGGATCGCGATGAACGCGCTGGTCCCGGAGGTTTCGCGGTGGGTCTGGACGGCCATCGCCGTGCTGGTCACCACGCTGCTGAACCTGTGGGGCGTACGGGCGGCCGCCCGGGTCGGGTTCGTGGTGCTCGCCATGGAGATCGTGGTGCTGCTCGTCTTCGTGGTGTCGGCGGTCTGGGTGCTCGTGCGGGACGGAGCGCAGCGCGGGTGGCTGACACCGTTCACCGGGGATTCCGGGTTCTCGATGACGGCGGTGCTGGGGGCGGTGTCGGTGGCCGTGCTCTCGTATCTCGGCTTCGACGCGATCGCCTCGTTCGCGGAGGAGGTGACCGGCGGGTCGGCGAAGGTGGCCCGTGCGGTGCTGTTCTGCCTGGTCCTGGCGGGCGCGTTGTTCATCGCGCAGTCGTATCTGGCCGCGCTGCTGGAGCCGGTGAGCTCAGCGGAACTGGCGGCCGACCCGGCGGCGCAGGGATCGGCGTTCTACGACGCGGTGGATGCCTCGGTCGGTACGTGGCTGCACGACCTGGTGGCCGTGAGCAAGGCGATCGGCGCGGCGTTCGCCGCGCTGGCCGGGCAGGCGGCGGCGGGGCGGCTGGTGTTCGCGATGGCACGGGAGCGGCGGCTGCCGGGGTTCCTGGCGAAGGTCGACGCAGGCTCCGGCGTCCCCAGGACGGCAATCCTGGGTGCCGCGATCGTGACCCTGGTGGCGGCCGTGTGGGCCGCCCGGCGCGACAACGGCCTGGACCTTCTGGTCTCGGTCGTGGACGTCGGCGCGCTGTCGGCGTTCGTGCTGCTCCACGCGTCGGTGGTGGGCTGGTTCGCCGTACGCCGGATGGCGGGGCCGCCGAGCTGGTGGCGGCATGTCCTGGTGCCGGTGGTCGGCGCGGTGGTGCTGATCGCGGTGATCGTGGAGGCCACGACGAGCGCGCAGGTGGTGGGCGTGTGCTGGTTCGGGGTCGGTCTCGTGGTCCTCGCGGTGCAGTGGGGGCGCCGGTCGGGGCCGGGCGGACCGGGGCCGGAGCCGGGGCCGGGGCAGGAGAGGACCTCGGTGACGCGCTGAGCGGGAGGGGCCGACGGGCTGACGGGCTGACGGGCTGACGGGCTGACGGGCTGACGGGCTGACGGGAGTTTGGGGGCGGGGGCACGGGGTGCGGTGGCCGGGGCTTCTGTCGGTGGGGGCCGATACGCTCGCCGCATGGCTCTCCAAACGTCCGCGGAAGCACCCCTGCCCGTCGGTGAGGTGTCACGGCTCATCGGCGGGTGGATCGACCGGCTCGGTGCGGTCTGGGTCGAGGGGCAGATCACGCAGCTGTCGCGCCGGCCGGGTGCCGGCGTGGTCTTCCTGACGCTGCGCGATCCCTCGCACGACATCTCGGTGAGCGTCACCTGCTTCCGGCAGGTCTTCGACCGGATCGCCGATGTGGTGACCGAGGGCGCGCGCGTCGTCGTCCTCGCCAAGCCCGAGTGGTACGCCCCCCGTGGGCAGCTCTCCCTGCGGGCCACGGAGATACGGCCCGTGGGGATCGGCGAGCTGCTCGTACGGCTGGAGCAGCTGAAGAAGTCGCTCGCGGCCGAGGGACTGTTCGCGCTGGACCGGAAGAAGCCCCTGCCCTTTCTGCCGCAGCTGATCGGGCTGGTCTGCGGGCGGGCGTCGGCGGCAGAGCGCGACGTACTGGAGAACGCGCGGCGGCGCTGGCCCGCTGTGCGCTTCGAGGTCCGCAACACCGCGGTCCAGGGTGTGCACGCGGTGAATCAGGTGGTCCAGGCGGTCCAGGAGCTCGACGCGCTGGACGAGGTCGACGTGATCGTCGTCGCGCGGGGCGGCGGGAGCGTGGAGGATCTGCTGCCGTTCTCCGACGAACAGCTGATCCGGGCGGTGGCCGCGTGCCGTACGCCGGTGGTCTCCGCGATCGGCCACGAACCCGACTCCCCGCTCCTCGACCTGGTCGCGGACCTGCGGGCCTCCACGCCCACCGACGCGGCGAAGAAGGTCGTACCGGATGTCGGCGAGGAACTGGACCGGGTGCAGCAGCTGCGGGACCGGGCGCTGCGTACGGTGCGCGGGCTGCTGGAGCGGGAGGAGCGGGGGCTGGCGCATGCGCTGGGGCGTCCCGCGATGGAGCGGCCCCATCGGCTGGTGGACGAGCGGGAGGCGGAGGTCGACGCGCTCGTCGGACGCAGCCGGCGGGTACTCGGGCATCTGCTGGACCGCGCCGAGTCGGAGATCTCGCACACCCTCGCCCGGGTGGTGTCCCTGTCGCCCGCCGCCACACTGGAACGCGGATACGCGGTACTCCAGCGGCCGGACGGGCATGTGGTGCGTTCGCCCGAGGAGGCCGGTGCGCCGGGCGAGGAGCTGCGTGCGCGGGTGTCGGAGGGGGAGTTCGTCGTGCGGGTCGCGGAGTGAGGTCCGGGGC belongs to Streptomyces finlayi and includes:
- a CDS encoding type II toxin-antitoxin system Phd/YefM family antitoxin, whose protein sequence is MTITGTEARRDFFPLLKKVNDDHAPVRIASKQGNAVLMAESDYEAWTETMYLLGNARTAAELMESVAELDAGRGTVRDLIDPEAAE
- a CDS encoding Txe/YoeB family addiction module toxin: MFSTRAWEQYAQWAMTDRRGLKRINVLIADIQRNPDDGNGTGKPEMLKGALKDWRSRRITEEHRLVYRASGDVLEIARVYGHHTDR
- a CDS encoding CPCC family cysteine-rich protein, with amino-acid sequence MACVGSRRPFTGALRTGCGLAGQESDSYPCPCCGNRVLDAMPGSYEICPVCFWEDDGVQFRWPTMAGGANKVSLPPFEATEAPVGDNIFVTPTWIDRTGLHPER
- a CDS encoding DNA-binding protein, encoding MPGTLLLDSEGLSKLYRKDRTVMALVQAASEEGVRVATSAMTTLEADYERIHPARIRWVLSRVGVHDVTREITDQAAALLRTHHIHGHKYAIDAAFAVIARTSPQPVTVLTSDPEDLTLLCGSTVEVIKV
- the ychF gene encoding redox-regulated ATPase YchF translates to MSLTIGIVGLPNVGKSTLFNALTKNDVLAANYPFATIEPNVGVVGVPDPRLHKLAEIFGSQKLLPATVDFVDIAGIVRGASEGEGLGNKFLANIRESDAICQVIRAFKDENVVHVDGKVSPKDDIETINTELILADLQSVEKQIPRLQKESRLQKEKVAVLAVVEEAQKIMEAGQTLFAAGITADTEKGRLLHELHLLTTKPFLYVFNVDEDELVDEDFKNEQRALVAPAEAIFLNAKIESELIELDDDEALELLQSMGQEEPGLATLGRVGFDILGLQTYLTAGPKETRAWTIKKGATAPEAAGVIHTDFQKGFIKAEIISYEDLIETGSVAEARAKGKARMEGKDYVMQDGDVVEFRFNV
- a CDS encoding DUF6542 domain-containing protein, whose translation is MEQPRTRPPQRRQPQRQAPLTPQATAGETAAVYQVTGAPGARPRAVSPVVAALRKFPNPRLTGIGAGLFAALTMFVLACLDRLLFGSSETVYGLLFLPVSALTALWVRPADLVTAPISVPIAFAVGVIPISGGSGGFGGQTMALVTALAVHAGWLYGGTLVAGLIASVRKVRHMRQRHLLRAAQAARAVQGVRRPQQPQA
- the ppgK gene encoding polyphosphate--glucose phosphotransferase codes for the protein MQIFGVDIGGSGIKGAPVDLDRGDLAQERHKVLTPQPATPDGVADRVAEVVGHFDWQGPIGITFPGVVTDGITRTAANVDKGWIDTDARTLLGERIGRPVTVLNDADAAGMAEMAFGAGRGRKGTVIVLTFGTGIGSAVFTDGLLVPNTELGHLELHGYDAEKRASTKAKEDEDLSWQHWAHRVQKYLVHVEMLFSPELFIIGGGVSRKAEKFLPLIEHVRAEMVPAELQNNAGIVGAAMAASKSAGS
- a CDS encoding 4-hydroxy-3-methylbut-2-enyl diphosphate reductase, with amino-acid sequence MGRMTATPARRVLLAAPRGYCAGVDRAVIAVEKALEQYGAPIYVRHEIVHNKYVVQTLEKKGAIFVDVTAEVPEGSIVMFSAHGVAPTVHAEAAERKLATIDATCPLVTKVHKEAVRFAKEDYDILLIGHEGHEEVIGTSGEAPDHITLVDGPEDVANVSVRDESKVVWLSQTTLSVDETMETVDALKEKFPNLLSPPSDDICYATQNRQIAVKKLAEEAELVIVVGSKNSSNSIRMVEVALDAGAPAAHLVDFAHEIDEAWLEGVTTVGLTSGASVPDVLVDGVLEWLTERGYADVETVKTADESITFSLPKELRRDLRAEAAELSGQ
- a CDS encoding APC family permease, with translation MAGSTKDREGDQGTLRRTLGFRDLVVYGLLFIAPMAPVGVFGTLDAKSGGAVALVYVVATVVMAFTAFSYAQMVRVAPLAGSVFTYARKGLGEGPGFIAGWMAMLDYLLIPAVAYLFSGIAMNALVPEVSRWVWTAIAVLVTTLLNLWGVRAAARVGFVVLAMEIVVLLVFVVSAVWVLVRDGAQRGWLTPFTGDSGFSMTAVLGAVSVAVLSYLGFDAIASFAEEVTGGSAKVARAVLFCLVLAGALFIAQSYLAALLEPVSSAELAADPAAQGSAFYDAVDASVGTWLHDLVAVSKAIGAAFAALAGQAAAGRLVFAMARERRLPGFLAKVDAGSGVPRTAILGAAIVTLVAAVWAARRDNGLDLLVSVVDVGALSAFVLLHASVVGWFAVRRMAGPPSWWRHVLVPVVGAVVLIAVIVEATTSAQVVGVCWFGVGLVVLAVQWGRRSGPGGPGPEPGPGQERTSVTR
- the xseA gene encoding exodeoxyribonuclease VII large subunit; this translates as MALQTSAEAPLPVGEVSRLIGGWIDRLGAVWVEGQITQLSRRPGAGVVFLTLRDPSHDISVSVTCFRQVFDRIADVVTEGARVVVLAKPEWYAPRGQLSLRATEIRPVGIGELLVRLEQLKKSLAAEGLFALDRKKPLPFLPQLIGLVCGRASAAERDVLENARRRWPAVRFEVRNTAVQGVHAVNQVVQAVQELDALDEVDVIVVARGGGSVEDLLPFSDEQLIRAVAACRTPVVSAIGHEPDSPLLDLVADLRASTPTDAAKKVVPDVGEELDRVQQLRDRALRTVRGLLEREERGLAHALGRPAMERPHRLVDEREAEVDALVGRSRRVLGHLLDRAESEISHTLARVVSLSPAATLERGYAVLQRPDGHVVRSPEEAGAPGEELRARVSEGEFVVRVAE